The following are from one region of the Sandaracinus amylolyticus genome:
- a CDS encoding MerR family transcriptional regulator: MTRKLTIGALSRRTGVPVKTLRFYSDEGLLPPAGRTRSGYRLYDEAHVVRIDLIRTLRDAGVGLETIARVLDRDLTIEEALRVRLQTIEAHVTSLTRVAGAIRAALRSRASSDAPDIRDEDLRRLSMVTKLSFEERKRAIERFYTKVMEGAPVPSDWIEQMVATSTPELPDDPSAGQLDAWIELASMLDDDEFVAAMRVNAESFWARDVDVAALRAIQSELVRAASEARARGVDPRSDEARALVRSYLGRTAAASGDVDGATMLARLRAQYDRRAERYWELVAIMGGMQPSERFADQQWLGEATRQVLLES, from the coding sequence GTGACGAGGAAGCTCACGATCGGAGCGCTGTCGCGGCGCACCGGAGTCCCGGTGAAGACGCTGCGGTTCTACTCGGACGAGGGGCTCCTGCCTCCCGCCGGTCGGACCCGGAGCGGCTACCGCCTCTACGACGAGGCGCACGTCGTCCGGATCGATCTCATCCGCACGCTGCGCGATGCCGGCGTCGGCCTCGAGACGATCGCGCGCGTGCTCGATCGCGACCTGACGATCGAGGAGGCGCTCCGCGTCCGCCTCCAAACGATCGAGGCGCACGTCACGTCGCTCACGCGCGTCGCGGGCGCGATCCGCGCGGCGCTGCGGTCGCGAGCCTCCTCGGACGCACCGGACATCCGTGACGAAGACCTGAGGAGGTTGTCGATGGTGACGAAGCTGTCGTTCGAGGAGAGGAAGCGGGCGATCGAGCGCTTCTACACGAAGGTGATGGAGGGCGCGCCGGTGCCGTCCGATTGGATCGAGCAGATGGTCGCGACGAGCACGCCCGAGCTCCCCGACGATCCGAGCGCCGGGCAGCTCGATGCGTGGATCGAGCTCGCGTCGATGCTCGACGACGACGAGTTCGTCGCGGCGATGCGCGTGAACGCCGAGAGCTTCTGGGCTCGTGACGTCGACGTCGCGGCGCTCCGTGCGATCCAGTCGGAGCTCGTGCGCGCGGCGTCCGAGGCACGTGCGCGCGGCGTCGACCCGCGCTCCGACGAAGCGCGCGCGCTGGTCCGGAGCTACCTCGGGAGGACCGCCGCAGCGTCGGGCGACGTCGACGGCGCGACGATGCTCGCGCGGCTGCGCGCTCAGTACGATCGCCGCGCCGAGCGCTACTGGGAGCTGGTCGCGATCATGGGCGGCATGCAGCCCTCCGAGCGCTTCGCCGACCAGCAGTGGCTCGGTGAAGCGACCCGTCAGGTCCTGCTCGAGAGCTGA
- a CDS encoding citrate synthase, producing MAKDTLTITDNRTGKTYEVPISNGTIRAMDLRQIKTDANDFGMMSYDPAFTNTASCSSKITFIDGDAGILRYRGYPIEQLAEDASFLEVVYLLMNGELPQKKALDTFAHEIVMHTMVHENIRELMDGFRYDAHPMGMLISTVSALSTFYPEAKKIEDGENRRLQMVRMIAKIPTLAAYAYRHRRGLPVVYPDNDLSYAGNFLNMMFKMTEPKYKPNPAVEKALDVLFTLHADHEQNCSSTAMRGVGSSKVDPYSALAAACAALYGPLHGGANEEVIHMLHKIGSKGKVPEFIESVKKGEGRLMGFGHRVYKNYDPRAKVIKRLADEVFDAIGKNPLIDIAVELERIALSDEYFVKRKLYPNVDFYSGLIYQAMGLPMDMYPVLFAIGRTPGWLAQWEEMLLDSEQKIARPRQVYLGHDQRDFVAIDKR from the coding sequence ATGGCGAAGGACACGCTGACCATCACCGACAACCGGACCGGCAAGACCTACGAAGTCCCGATCAGCAACGGGACGATCCGGGCGATGGACCTGCGCCAGATCAAGACGGACGCGAACGACTTCGGGATGATGTCCTACGACCCGGCGTTCACGAACACCGCGAGCTGCTCGTCGAAGATCACGTTCATCGACGGCGACGCGGGCATCCTTCGCTACCGCGGGTACCCGATCGAGCAGCTCGCGGAGGACGCGTCGTTCCTCGAGGTCGTGTACCTCCTGATGAACGGCGAGCTCCCGCAGAAGAAGGCGCTCGACACCTTCGCGCACGAGATCGTGATGCACACGATGGTGCACGAGAACATCCGCGAGCTCATGGACGGGTTCCGCTACGACGCGCACCCGATGGGCATGCTGATCAGCACCGTCAGCGCGCTGAGCACGTTCTACCCCGAGGCCAAGAAGATCGAGGACGGGGAGAACCGCCGCCTCCAGATGGTCCGGATGATCGCGAAGATCCCGACGCTCGCGGCCTACGCGTACCGCCACCGTCGCGGGCTCCCGGTCGTCTACCCGGACAACGACCTCAGCTACGCCGGGAACTTCTTGAACATGATGTTCAAGATGACCGAGCCGAAGTACAAGCCGAACCCCGCGGTGGAGAAGGCGCTCGACGTGCTCTTCACCCTGCACGCGGATCACGAGCAGAACTGCTCGTCGACCGCGATGCGCGGCGTGGGCAGCTCGAAGGTGGATCCCTACTCGGCCCTCGCGGCGGCCTGCGCGGCGCTCTACGGCCCGCTGCACGGCGGCGCGAACGAGGAGGTCATCCACATGCTCCACAAGATCGGGAGCAAGGGGAAGGTCCCCGAGTTCATCGAGAGCGTGAAGAAGGGCGAGGGCCGCCTGATGGGCTTCGGCCACCGCGTCTACAAGAACTACGATCCGCGCGCGAAGGTCATCAAGCGCCTCGCGGACGAGGTGTTCGACGCGATCGGCAAGAACCCGCTGATCGACATCGCGGTCGAGCTCGAGCGCATCGCGCTCTCGGACGAGTACTTCGTCAAGCGCAAGCTCTACCCGAACGTCGACTTCTACTCGGGCCTCATCTACCAGGCGATGGGCCTGCCGATGGACATGTACCCGGTGCTCTTCGCGATCGGCCGCACGCCGGGCTGGCTCGCGCAGTGGGAAGAGATGCTGCTCGACAGCGAGCAGAAGATCGCGCGCCCGCGCCAGGTGTACCTGGGCCACGACCAGCGCGACTTCGTGGCGATCGACAAGCGCTGA
- the sthA gene encoding Si-specific NAD(P)(+) transhydrogenase, whose amino-acid sequence MEAPHDLVVLGSGPAGEKGAVQAAYFGHRVVVVEKAPEPGGAAVHTGTLPSKTLRETALYLSGFRARDLYGVSVRLDDPHAAVPRLIARKDAIARQESERIRHNLARHGVELVRGEARFVAPHTVEVRTPEGPRRIDGRFFLIATGSSPRNPPDVPIHEPDVYDSDEILALSHLPKSMVVLGAGVIGCEYACMFAALGVQVVLVEARTQFLPFLDHEVGRRLESAMQHLGIEIRKGHRWGRIHRAANGRILCDLADGSVLESETLLFAAGRVGSTAGLGLEHVGLTADDRGALKVDRHYRTAMPHVYAAGDVIGFPALASTSMEQARVAVCHAFGIDYKQSIGPMLPYGIYTIPEVSCVGETEETCREQGIDYVVGRALYRENARGLITGDLEGMTKLVVHTKTRRLVGTHVIGERASELVHIGQAVMHLGGTIDTFIEMVFNYPTLSESFKYAAYSALGELAKRR is encoded by the coding sequence GTGGAAGCTCCTCACGACCTCGTCGTCCTGGGGTCTGGTCCAGCGGGTGAGAAGGGAGCGGTACAGGCCGCGTACTTCGGTCATCGCGTCGTCGTGGTCGAGAAGGCGCCCGAGCCGGGGGGCGCGGCGGTCCACACCGGGACGCTCCCCAGCAAGACGCTTCGCGAGACCGCGCTCTATCTCTCGGGGTTCCGCGCGCGCGACCTCTACGGCGTCTCGGTCCGGCTCGACGATCCCCACGCCGCCGTGCCGCGGCTGATCGCGCGCAAGGACGCGATCGCCCGCCAAGAATCGGAGCGCATCCGCCACAACCTCGCGCGCCACGGCGTCGAGCTGGTCCGCGGAGAAGCGCGCTTCGTCGCGCCCCACACCGTCGAGGTGCGCACGCCCGAGGGCCCGCGGCGGATCGACGGCCGGTTCTTCCTGATCGCGACCGGCTCGTCCCCGCGGAACCCGCCGGACGTGCCGATCCACGAGCCCGACGTCTACGACAGCGACGAGATCCTCGCGCTGAGCCACCTGCCGAAGTCGATGGTCGTGCTCGGCGCGGGCGTGATCGGGTGCGAGTACGCGTGCATGTTCGCCGCGCTCGGCGTGCAGGTCGTGCTGGTCGAGGCGCGCACCCAGTTCCTGCCCTTCCTCGACCACGAGGTCGGGCGGCGGCTCGAGAGCGCGATGCAGCACCTCGGCATCGAGATCCGCAAAGGACACCGGTGGGGCCGGATCCATCGCGCGGCGAACGGGCGGATCCTCTGTGACCTCGCCGATGGCTCGGTCCTCGAGAGCGAGACCCTGCTCTTCGCCGCAGGTCGCGTGGGGAGCACGGCAGGGCTCGGGCTCGAGCACGTCGGGCTCACCGCCGACGATCGCGGCGCGCTGAAGGTCGATCGCCACTACCGCACCGCCATGCCGCACGTCTACGCGGCGGGCGACGTGATCGGGTTCCCGGCGCTCGCGTCGACGTCGATGGAGCAGGCGCGGGTCGCCGTCTGTCACGCGTTCGGGATCGACTACAAGCAGTCGATCGGGCCCATGCTGCCCTACGGCATCTACACGATCCCCGAGGTCAGCTGCGTCGGCGAGACCGAGGAGACCTGCCGGGAGCAGGGGATCGACTACGTGGTCGGCCGCGCGCTGTACCGCGAGAACGCGCGCGGACTGATCACCGGGGACCTCGAGGGCATGACCAAGCTGGTCGTGCACACCAAGACGCGGCGGCTGGTCGGGACCCACGTGATCGGCGAGCGCGCCTCCGAGCTGGTGCACATCGGGCAGGCCGTGATGCACCTCGGCGGGACGATCGACACGTTCATCGAGATGGTCTTCAACTACCCGACGCTCTCCGAGTCGTTCAAGTACGCGGCCTACAGCGCGCTCGGCGAGCTCGCGAAGCGACGCTGA